The Vespula vulgaris chromosome 4, iyVesVulg1.1, whole genome shotgun sequence genome has a segment encoding these proteins:
- the LOC127063520 gene encoding protein WBSCR14 homolog isoform X5, which yields MQFILKQNTLVCQFASPLDVDTHNKPEAVVLEGKYWKRKLAAVTAEYKKWRMFYRNKILGWTNKDGTEVMESMDTLDWSNGMETSENFGTSTANAYGGTGGTHSGESMMVDEDYMELMTDTLFSTISSNQPIYFPDPREIARGASLADFIQPSLGPLQPNLDDFMDTLEPLQEFLNSKLPPVPEEEDMFRGGSLNASYPDIDLMTPINQMNELNEEATSKDERSSTVLPEEPGNGMQNLHYTGKIYNQSEAESSSVYRNDMDVEMNYRDAVEENFERSTATRTTRTATTTTTTSTTTTTTATTTTTTTTTTTSNGQSTREKIRQENRRSGRMSRVIQQTHQQQHGQAYRQAVQAVQAVQSVQTVQRNSVYEQPSQQQSYAMEVQAAVQLAPVDNQIQVATLNDQSVVNATRISSMAEVQNLVTAQQNFAQSNNAALPGAQQRSMRSLPPTPPMSSKPYKIVQPQPNACYKLSNIGQNFNTQQQCKFAGNNFKTHPAQQVVSVPTQQPTQSPILLQCRSSGLDLTLQPTKLVAQSIPTTSEKEVFAVPKYQMKARNRSRSSSSLIPPRMNQLPLASAVSDPALNLNNNVLLAHLLTNNTSGICTMNAPMNAPMNAPMNAPTDKIIPTTNQSNTVKHILPILPPTASATQVTTAHHIATPVTVQAIQTSSIQASQHQQQGIQSSCGQQILLNANNQTHPPQNSPGSPKDHSNAPSPQALSLSPLHSPMSIGSPLSPTRNYVKGESERGQYKEQRRVGHIHAEQKRRYNIKNGFDMLHSLIPQLNQNPNAKLSKAAMLQKGADYIKQLRAERNQLKEEMDSLRHQIECLNTSISNCQSMLPATGAPVSRHRTNKMKEMFDEYVRTRTRENWKFWIFSILLEPLMLSFNTSVSTASIEDLYRSTILWVEQHCSLVDLRPAVLNSLKYLCTATDILADPGRLPEEALAAVNRTERRRSIQ from the exons GAACAAGGATGGTACCGAGGTG ATGGAATCGATGGACACCCTAGATTGGAGCAATGGCATGGAAACGTCGGAAAATTTTGGCACGAGTACGGCGAACGCGTATGGGGGCACAGGTGGTACTCACAGCGGAGAGAGTATGATGGTTGACGAAGACTATATGGAGCTTATGACGGATACTCTGTTCTCCACGATTAGTTCGAATCAACCTATATACTTTCCGGATCCCAGAGAAATCG CGCGCGGAGCGAGCCTGGCAGATTTCATTCAACCAAGCTTGGGACCGCTCCAACCTAATCTAGACGATTTTATGGACACCCTCGAGCCTTTGCAAG AATTCTTAAACTCCAAGTTACCGCCCGTACCGGAAGAGGAGGACATGTTTCGGGGCGGTAGCTTGAACGCCAGTTATCCCGATATCGATCTGATGACGCCGATCAATCAGATGAACGAACTAAACGAGGAGGCAACGTCGAAGGACGAACGATCGTCGACGGTCTTGCCCGAGGAACCGGGAAACGGCATGCAGAATCTTCATTATACCGGAAAGATATATAACCAGTCCGAAGCGGAGTCTAGCAGCGTTTACAGGAATGACAT GGACGTAGAGATGAATTACAGGGATGCCGTGGAAGAGAATTTTGAGAGGTCGACggcgacgaggacgacgaggacggcgacgacgacgacgacgacgtcgacgacgactacgacgactgcgacgacgactacgaccacgacgacgactacgacgagtAATGGTCAGTCCACGCGAGAAAAGATCCGACAAGAGAATCGTCGATCCGGTAGAATGAGTCGCGTGATACAACAGACGCACCAACAGCAACACGGTCAAGCGTACCGGCAGGCCGTTCAGGCAGTGCAGGCCGTGCAAAGCGTGCAAACGGTTCAACGAAATTCGGTCTACGAGCAGCCGAGCCAGCAACAATCGTACGCCATGGAAGTACAAGCGGCGGTGCAATTGGCTCCCGTCGACAATCAAATACAAGTCGCGACGTTGAACGATCAGTCCGTTGTTAACGCGACACGGATCTCCTCGATGGCCGAGGTTCAAAATTTGGTAACGGCCCAGCAAAACTTTGCGCAAAGTAATAACGCGGCGTTGCCCGGCGCTCAACAGCGGTCCATGAGATCGTTACCACCGACCCCTCCGATGTCTTCGAAGCCTTATAAGATCGTCCAACCGCAACCGAACGCTTGTTACAAGCTGTCAAACATCGGCCAAAACTTCAATACTCAGCAACAATGTAAATTCGCCGGCAATAATTTCAAG ACGCATCCCGCGCAACAAGTCGTGTCGGTTCCGACGCAACAACCAACGCAATCGCCTATACTGTTACAGTGCAGATCTTCCGGATTGGATCTTACTTTGCAACCGACGAAATTAGTAGCACAATCAATCCCAACTACGTCGGAGAAGGAAGTTTTTGCGGTGCCTAAG TACCAAATGAAGGCACGAAACAGATCGAGAAGCAGTTCTTCCTTGATACCGCCGAGGATGAACCAATTGCCCTTGGCCTCGGCAGTAAGCGACCCCGCTCTAAATTTAAACAACAATGTCCTGCTCGCGCACCTCCTTACGAACA ATACGTCCGGTATATGTACGATGAACGCTCCGATGAACGCTCCGATGAACGCTCCGATGAACGCTCCGACCGACAAAATAATACCAACGACGAATCAATCTAATACGGTGAAACATATATTACCCATCTTACCGCCGACGGCTTCGGCCACCCAAGTAACGACTGCCCATCACATTGCGACGCCAGTCACGGTCCAAGCTATACAGACTTCCTCCATACAGGCGTCGCAGCATCAACAACAG gGGATACAATCGAGTTGCGGTCAACAGATTCTCTTGAACGCGAACAATCAAACTCATCCACCCCAGAATAGTCCTGGCTCGCCCAAGGATCATTCCAACGCGCCTAGTCCTCAAGCCTTGAGTCTGAGTCCTCTTCACAGTCCGATGAGTATCGGTAGTCCTCTGTCGCCAACGCGAAATTACGTTAAAGGAGAATCGGAACGTGGACAGTACAAGGAACAGAGAAGGGTTGGCCATATCCATGCGGAACAAAAGCGCAGATACAATATTAAGAATGGCTTCGACATGCTTCACAGTTTAATACCGCAGCTCAATCAGAATCCCAACGCAAAACTGAGTAAAGCTGCCATGCTGCAAAAAGGAGCGGATTATATCAAACAATTGAGGGCGGAGAGGAATCAGCTTAAAGAGGAGATGGACAGTTTGAGACATCAGATCGAGTGCCTTAATACTTCTATTAG CAATTGTCAATCTATGCTTCCTGCGACGGGTGCCCCAGTCTCGAGACACAGAACTAATAAGATGAAGGAGATGTTCGACGAATACGTGCGTACTCGTACTCGAGAGAATTGGAAATTTTGGATC TTTAGCATTTTGCTTGAACCTTTAATGCTCTCCTTCAATACTTCGGTATCAACGGCGAGCATCGAGGACCTCTACAGAAGTACAATATTATGGGTCGAGCAGCATTGCTCGCTCGTCGATCTCAGGCCAG CCGTTCTCAACTCCCTGAAGTATCTGTGCACCGCCACTGATATTTTGGCGGATCCTGGTCGCCTACCCGAGGAAGCACTCGCGGCAGTTAATCGAACGGAACGACGGCGATCCATACAGTGA
- the LOC127063520 gene encoding protein WBSCR14 homolog isoform X6, producing the protein MFYRNKILGWTNKDGTEVMESMDTLDWSNGMETSENFGTSTANAYGGTGGTHSGESMMVDEDYMELMTDTLFSTISSNQPIYFPDPREIARGASLADFIQPSLGPLQPNLDDFMDTLEPLQEFLNSKLPPVPEEEDMFRGGSLNASYPDIDLMTPINQMNELNEEATSKDERSSTVLPEEPGNGMQNLHYTGKIYNQSEAESSSVYRNDMDVEMNYRDAVEENFERSTATRTTRTATTTTTTSTTTTTTATTTTTTTTTTTSNGQSTREKIRQENRRSGRMSRVIQQTHQQQHGQAYRQAVQAVQAVQSVQTVQRNSVYEQPSQQQSYAMEVQAAVQLAPVDNQIQVATLNDQSVVNATRISSMAEVQNLVTAQQNFAQSNNAALPGAQQRSMRSLPPTPPMSSKPYKIVQPQPNACYKLSNIGQNFNTQQQCKFAGNNFKTHPAQQVVSVPTQQPTQSPILLQCRSSGLDLTLQPTKLVAQSIPTTSEKEVFAVPKYQMKARNRSRSSSSLIPPRMNQLPLASAVSDPALNLNNNVLLAHLLTNNTSGICTMNAPMNAPMNAPMNAPTDKIIPTTNQSNTVKHILPILPPTASATQVTTAHHIATPVTVQAIQTSSIQASQHQQQGIQSSCGQQILLNANNQTHPPQNSPGSPKDHSNAPSPQALSLSPLHSPMSIGSPLSPTRNYVKGESERGQYKEQRRVGHIHAEQKRRYNIKNGFDMLHSLIPQLNQNPNAKLSKAAMLQKGADYIKQLRAERNQLKEEMDSLRHQIECLNTSISNCQSMLPATGAPVSRHRTNKMKEMFDEYVRTRTRENWKFWIFSILLEPLMLSFNTSVSTASIEDLYRSTILWVEQHCSLVDLRPAVLNSLKYLCTATDILADPGRLPEEALAAVNRTERRRSIQ; encoded by the exons GAACAAGGATGGTACCGAGGTG ATGGAATCGATGGACACCCTAGATTGGAGCAATGGCATGGAAACGTCGGAAAATTTTGGCACGAGTACGGCGAACGCGTATGGGGGCACAGGTGGTACTCACAGCGGAGAGAGTATGATGGTTGACGAAGACTATATGGAGCTTATGACGGATACTCTGTTCTCCACGATTAGTTCGAATCAACCTATATACTTTCCGGATCCCAGAGAAATCG CGCGCGGAGCGAGCCTGGCAGATTTCATTCAACCAAGCTTGGGACCGCTCCAACCTAATCTAGACGATTTTATGGACACCCTCGAGCCTTTGCAAG AATTCTTAAACTCCAAGTTACCGCCCGTACCGGAAGAGGAGGACATGTTTCGGGGCGGTAGCTTGAACGCCAGTTATCCCGATATCGATCTGATGACGCCGATCAATCAGATGAACGAACTAAACGAGGAGGCAACGTCGAAGGACGAACGATCGTCGACGGTCTTGCCCGAGGAACCGGGAAACGGCATGCAGAATCTTCATTATACCGGAAAGATATATAACCAGTCCGAAGCGGAGTCTAGCAGCGTTTACAGGAATGACAT GGACGTAGAGATGAATTACAGGGATGCCGTGGAAGAGAATTTTGAGAGGTCGACggcgacgaggacgacgaggacggcgacgacgacgacgacgacgtcgacgacgactacgacgactgcgacgacgactacgaccacgacgacgactacgacgagtAATGGTCAGTCCACGCGAGAAAAGATCCGACAAGAGAATCGTCGATCCGGTAGAATGAGTCGCGTGATACAACAGACGCACCAACAGCAACACGGTCAAGCGTACCGGCAGGCCGTTCAGGCAGTGCAGGCCGTGCAAAGCGTGCAAACGGTTCAACGAAATTCGGTCTACGAGCAGCCGAGCCAGCAACAATCGTACGCCATGGAAGTACAAGCGGCGGTGCAATTGGCTCCCGTCGACAATCAAATACAAGTCGCGACGTTGAACGATCAGTCCGTTGTTAACGCGACACGGATCTCCTCGATGGCCGAGGTTCAAAATTTGGTAACGGCCCAGCAAAACTTTGCGCAAAGTAATAACGCGGCGTTGCCCGGCGCTCAACAGCGGTCCATGAGATCGTTACCACCGACCCCTCCGATGTCTTCGAAGCCTTATAAGATCGTCCAACCGCAACCGAACGCTTGTTACAAGCTGTCAAACATCGGCCAAAACTTCAATACTCAGCAACAATGTAAATTCGCCGGCAATAATTTCAAG ACGCATCCCGCGCAACAAGTCGTGTCGGTTCCGACGCAACAACCAACGCAATCGCCTATACTGTTACAGTGCAGATCTTCCGGATTGGATCTTACTTTGCAACCGACGAAATTAGTAGCACAATCAATCCCAACTACGTCGGAGAAGGAAGTTTTTGCGGTGCCTAAG TACCAAATGAAGGCACGAAACAGATCGAGAAGCAGTTCTTCCTTGATACCGCCGAGGATGAACCAATTGCCCTTGGCCTCGGCAGTAAGCGACCCCGCTCTAAATTTAAACAACAATGTCCTGCTCGCGCACCTCCTTACGAACA ATACGTCCGGTATATGTACGATGAACGCTCCGATGAACGCTCCGATGAACGCTCCGATGAACGCTCCGACCGACAAAATAATACCAACGACGAATCAATCTAATACGGTGAAACATATATTACCCATCTTACCGCCGACGGCTTCGGCCACCCAAGTAACGACTGCCCATCACATTGCGACGCCAGTCACGGTCCAAGCTATACAGACTTCCTCCATACAGGCGTCGCAGCATCAACAACAG gGGATACAATCGAGTTGCGGTCAACAGATTCTCTTGAACGCGAACAATCAAACTCATCCACCCCAGAATAGTCCTGGCTCGCCCAAGGATCATTCCAACGCGCCTAGTCCTCAAGCCTTGAGTCTGAGTCCTCTTCACAGTCCGATGAGTATCGGTAGTCCTCTGTCGCCAACGCGAAATTACGTTAAAGGAGAATCGGAACGTGGACAGTACAAGGAACAGAGAAGGGTTGGCCATATCCATGCGGAACAAAAGCGCAGATACAATATTAAGAATGGCTTCGACATGCTTCACAGTTTAATACCGCAGCTCAATCAGAATCCCAACGCAAAACTGAGTAAAGCTGCCATGCTGCAAAAAGGAGCGGATTATATCAAACAATTGAGGGCGGAGAGGAATCAGCTTAAAGAGGAGATGGACAGTTTGAGACATCAGATCGAGTGCCTTAATACTTCTATTAG CAATTGTCAATCTATGCTTCCTGCGACGGGTGCCCCAGTCTCGAGACACAGAACTAATAAGATGAAGGAGATGTTCGACGAATACGTGCGTACTCGTACTCGAGAGAATTGGAAATTTTGGATC TTTAGCATTTTGCTTGAACCTTTAATGCTCTCCTTCAATACTTCGGTATCAACGGCGAGCATCGAGGACCTCTACAGAAGTACAATATTATGGGTCGAGCAGCATTGCTCGCTCGTCGATCTCAGGCCAG CCGTTCTCAACTCCCTGAAGTATCTGTGCACCGCCACTGATATTTTGGCGGATCCTGGTCGCCTACCCGAGGAAGCACTCGCGGCAGTTAATCGAACGGAACGACGGCGATCCATACAGTGA